A single genomic interval of Trinickia acidisoli harbors:
- a CDS encoding GMC family oxidoreductase, with the protein MANNPSADVVIVGSGVAGGLVAHQLALAGASVIILEAGPRIERWQIVENFRNSPAKSDFATPYPSTPYAPHPEYSPDNGYLIQKGDYPYNSQYLRLVGGTTWHWAAAAWRLLPSDFKLKTMYGVGRDWPFPYEALEPWYYDAEIELGVSGPDASIDLGSPRAKPYPMAQLPLSYMDTRFSDVLNANGFKVVPEPVARNSRPYDQRPICCGNNNCMPICPIAAMYNGIVHAEKAERAGAKLIDQAVVYRIEADDQGLISAVHYKDPSGGTTRVSGKLFVLAANGIETPKLMLMSTSDKFPHGIGNRSDQVGRNLMDHPGTGVSFLANEALWPGRGPMEMTSVVNFRDGAFRSDYASKKLHLSNGVATMSVTAALIDKGVTGAEFDRQIRDRAARTLTINSFHEHLPEPQNRIVPSSSRKDALGIAQPEIYYSINDYVKKSAANTHELYAQIAGLFGGTEVAFDDHFAPNNHIMGTTIMGADPQDCVVDADCRTHDHPNLFLATSGVMPTAASVNCTLTIAALALRLADKLKHEL; encoded by the coding sequence ATGGCAAACAACCCTTCTGCCGACGTCGTGATCGTCGGCTCGGGCGTGGCGGGCGGTCTCGTCGCGCATCAACTGGCGCTGGCGGGCGCGTCGGTCATCATCCTCGAAGCGGGGCCGCGTATTGAACGCTGGCAAATCGTCGAGAACTTTCGGAACTCGCCGGCCAAGAGCGATTTCGCGACGCCGTATCCGTCGACGCCGTACGCACCGCATCCCGAATACTCGCCCGACAACGGCTATCTGATCCAAAAGGGCGACTATCCCTACAACTCGCAATACCTGCGCCTCGTCGGCGGCACGACGTGGCACTGGGCCGCAGCCGCGTGGCGCTTGCTGCCGTCCGATTTCAAGCTGAAGACGATGTACGGCGTCGGCCGCGATTGGCCGTTTCCGTACGAGGCGCTCGAGCCCTGGTATTACGACGCGGAGATCGAACTCGGCGTGTCCGGGCCCGATGCGTCGATCGATCTCGGCTCGCCGCGCGCCAAGCCCTATCCGATGGCGCAATTGCCGCTGTCCTACATGGATACGCGTTTTAGCGACGTGCTGAACGCCAACGGCTTCAAGGTCGTGCCCGAGCCGGTCGCACGCAACAGCCGCCCTTACGATCAGCGTCCGATCTGCTGCGGCAACAACAATTGCATGCCGATTTGCCCCATCGCGGCGATGTACAACGGCATCGTGCATGCCGAGAAAGCGGAACGCGCCGGTGCGAAGCTGATCGACCAAGCGGTCGTCTATCGAATCGAAGCGGACGACCAAGGGCTTATTTCGGCCGTGCACTACAAGGACCCCTCGGGCGGCACGACGCGCGTCAGCGGCAAGCTGTTCGTGCTCGCCGCGAACGGCATCGAAACGCCGAAACTGATGCTGATGTCGACGTCGGACAAATTTCCGCACGGCATCGGCAATCGCTCCGATCAGGTCGGACGCAATTTGATGGACCATCCGGGCACGGGCGTGAGTTTCCTCGCGAACGAAGCGCTCTGGCCGGGGCGCGGCCCGATGGAGATGACGTCGGTCGTCAATTTCCGCGACGGCGCATTCCGCTCCGATTACGCTTCGAAGAAACTGCATTTGTCGAACGGCGTGGCGACGATGTCGGTGACTGCCGCTTTGATCGACAAGGGCGTGACCGGTGCGGAATTCGACCGGCAGATTCGGGATCGTGCGGCGCGCACCTTGACGATCAACAGCTTCCACGAACACCTGCCCGAGCCTCAGAACCGCATCGTGCCGTCTTCGAGCCGCAAGGACGCACTCGGCATCGCGCAGCCCGAGATCTATTACTCGATCAACGATTACGTCAAGAAGAGCGCGGCGAATACGCACGAACTCTATGCGCAGATCGCGGGTTTGTTCGGCGGTACCGAGGTGGCGTTCGACGACCATTTCGCGCCGAACAACCACATCATGGGCACGACGATCATGGGCGCCGATCCGCAAGATTGCGTCGTCGATGCCGATTGCCGCACGCACGATCATCCGAATCTGTTCCTCGCGACGAGCGGCGTGATGCCGACCGCCGCTTCGGTCAATTGCACGCTGACGATCGCCGCGCTTGCGTTGCGGCTCGCCGACAAGCTCAAGCATGAGCTCTGA
- a CDS encoding VOC family protein: protein MQKVTPFLWFDDQAEQAAAFYTSVFDRSKIVDVMRYTDAGPGERGSVMSVTFELDGQTFIALNGGPNPQFAFSPAISFFIHCRTQEEVDTLWEKLGEGGDRLQCGWLRDKFGVTWQVVPTVLGDMLRDEDGMRAARVMRAMMQMCKLDIAQLRRAYDGEGA from the coding sequence GTGCAGAAAGTCACCCCGTTTCTTTGGTTCGACGATCAAGCCGAACAGGCAGCCGCGTTTTATACGTCCGTATTCGACCGATCGAAAATCGTCGACGTCATGCGGTATACGGATGCCGGCCCCGGCGAGCGAGGCAGCGTGATGAGCGTGACGTTCGAGCTCGACGGACAAACCTTCATCGCGCTGAACGGCGGTCCGAATCCGCAGTTTGCGTTTTCCCCGGCCATTTCGTTCTTCATCCACTGCCGGACGCAGGAGGAGGTCGACACGCTGTGGGAGAAACTCGGCGAGGGCGGCGACCGGCTGCAATGCGGATGGCTGCGGGACAAGTTCGGCGTGACGTGGCAAGTCGTGCCGACCGTGCTCGGCGATATGCTGCGCGACGAGGACGGCATGCGGGCGGCGCGCGTCATGCGGGCGATGATGCAGATGTGCAAGCTCGATATAGCGCAGTTGCGGCGCGCGTACGATGGGGAAGGGGCCTAA
- a CDS encoding sugar dehydrogenase complex small subunit has translation MTDARTSQPREREPASARRQFLVGAGASAAALAFTAAIGLPFTVRCAFAFAPPAGGGLDAFTALSQQLTGRTSLNATLASRIYDALSKADSAFVSNVAALNAWLKTHAGVPSDTVTAALASDDPRLAKTVGHVMRAWYLGLVGELPTVQVVAYEHALMFDPVHDVLTIPSYCRDVPFYWAQKPAGV, from the coding sequence ATGACAGATGCGCGAACCAGCCAGCCACGCGAGAGGGAGCCGGCTTCGGCCCGCAGGCAATTCCTCGTCGGCGCCGGCGCTTCGGCGGCGGCCCTGGCTTTCACCGCCGCGATCGGGTTGCCGTTCACCGTGCGGTGCGCATTCGCGTTCGCTCCGCCGGCCGGCGGCGGGCTGGACGCTTTCACGGCGCTTTCGCAGCAGCTCACGGGGCGCACGAGCCTGAACGCGACGCTCGCTTCGCGCATCTACGACGCGCTCTCCAAAGCCGATAGCGCTTTCGTCTCCAACGTCGCCGCGCTGAACGCCTGGCTCAAGACGCACGCCGGTGTGCCGAGCGATACCGTGACCGCCGCGCTGGCAAGCGACGATCCACGTTTGGCCAAAACGGTCGGCCACGTCATGCGCGCCTGGTATCTTGGGCTCGTGGGTGAACTGCCGACGGTTCAGGTGGTGGCGTACGAGCATGCGCTGATGTTCGACCCCGTACACGACGTGCTGACGATCCCCTCGTATTGCCGGGACGTGCCGTTCTACTGGGCGCAGAAACCGGCCGGTGTTTGA